One Ricinus communis isolate WT05 ecotype wild-type chromosome 1, ASM1957865v1, whole genome shotgun sequence DNA window includes the following coding sequences:
- the LOC107260937 gene encoding uncharacterized protein LOC107260937 isoform X1: MQGDEARVLLGFPPSSRPTPSQIKAAYRKKVWESHPDLFPVQEKPCAESRFKSISEAYALLLSVFICKLLLNSYLFSSCEDWHAKSTWRKEQSHFNPDPFPIYYSGNGWTGRIKCLQGIQKAERDISLAQSFSPLMQYPGAESI; encoded by the exons atgcAGGGCGATGAAGCCAGGGTCTTGCTAGGCTTCCCTCCCAGTTCGCGCCCTACCCCATCGCAG ATTAAAGCTGCTTACAGAAAGAAAGTATGGGAGTCTCATCCTGACCTGTTTCCTGTTCAAGAAAAGCCTTGTGCTGAATCCAGGTTCAAATCA ATTTCAGAAGCTTATGCTTTACTGCTGTCTG TTTTCATTTGCAAGCTTCTCTTGAATAGCTACTTATTCTCGAGTTGTGAGGACTGGCATGCCAAGAGCACATGGAGGAAGGAGCAATCACATTTTAATCCGGATCCCTTTCCTATTTATTATTCTGGGAACGGTTGGACTGGGAGGATTAAATGCCTCCAG GGCATACAAAAAGCAGAAAGAGACATATCCCTCGCACAATCCTTTTCTCCCTTAATGCAATATCCTGGGGCTGAATCCATTTAG
- the LOC107260937 gene encoding protein CAJ1 isoform X3: MQGDEARVLLGFPPSSRPTPSQIKAAYRKKVWESHPDLFPVQEKPCAESRFKSISEAYALLLSDHMLL, translated from the exons atgcAGGGCGATGAAGCCAGGGTCTTGCTAGGCTTCCCTCCCAGTTCGCGCCCTACCCCATCGCAG ATTAAAGCTGCTTACAGAAAGAAAGTATGGGAGTCTCATCCTGACCTGTTTCCTGTTCAAGAAAAGCCTTGTGCTGAATCCAGGTTCAAATCA ATTTCAGAAGCTTATGCTTTACTGCTGTCTG ATCACATGCTGCTGTAG
- the LOC8265889 gene encoding uncharacterized protein LOC8265889, translated as MADSWNDLQDRTLIIFLVSCPRGVYFVSSFDVTEIKEDAASLFQLLEKVVDEVGERNVVQIIIKNTASFKTAGKMLKEKRKNLFWTPCAAHSIDRMLEDFLKVEADTGKRISASMQIS; from the exons ATGGCAGATAGTTGGAATGATCTCCAGGATAGGactttgataatttttttggtttcttgTCCTCGAGGTGTCTATTTTGTTTCTTCCTTTGATGTGACTGAAATTAAAGAAGATGCTGCAAGCCTTTTCCAGTTGTTGGAGAAAGTGGTGGATGAAGTTGGTGAACGAAATGTTGTTCAG ATAATCATCAAGAACACAGCCAGTTTCAAGACTGCTGGGAAGATGctcaaagagaaaaggaaaaatttgtTTTGGACTCCATGTGCTGCACATTCCATTGATAGAATGCTTGAGGATTTCCTGAAA GTAGAAGCTGACACTGGAAAAAGAATTTCTGCATCTATGCAG ATTTCCTGA
- the LOC107260937 gene encoding chaperone protein DnaJ isoform X2 translates to MQGDEARVLLGFPPSSRPTPSQIKAAYRKKVWESHPDLFPVQEKPCAESRFKSISEAYALLLSGGRGEDSTSATYSRVVRTGMPRAHGGRSNHILIRIPFLFIILGTVGLGGLNASRAYKKQKETYPSHNPFLP, encoded by the exons atgcAGGGCGATGAAGCCAGGGTCTTGCTAGGCTTCCCTCCCAGTTCGCGCCCTACCCCATCGCAG ATTAAAGCTGCTTACAGAAAGAAAGTATGGGAGTCTCATCCTGACCTGTTTCCTGTTCAAGAAAAGCCTTGTGCTGAATCCAGGTTCAAATCA ATTTCAGAAGCTTATGCTTTACTGCTGTCTG GTGGTAGAGGAGAAGATTCAACTTCAG CTACTTATTCTCGAGTTGTGAGGACTGGCATGCCAAGAGCACATGGAGGAAGGAGCAATCACATTTTAATCCGGATCCCTTTCCTATTTATTATTCTGGGAACGGTTGGACTGGGAGGATTAAATGCCTCCAG GGCATACAAAAAGCAGAAAGAGACATATCCCTCGCACAATCCTTTTCTCCCTTAA
- the LOC8265892 gene encoding uncharacterized protein LOC8265892: MVGDVTGGIASTGTAAAAAEAQYVSAKTSVWWDIENCQVPKGCDPHAIAQNISSALVKLNYCGAVSISAYGDTNRIPQSVQHALSSTGIALNHVPAGVKDASDKKILVDMLFWAVDNPAPANYLLISGDRDFSNCLHQLRMRRYNILLAQPQKASAPLIAAAKTVWLWTSLSAGGAPLSNGESTQLANVSSTFNAVTSQSRYTETIQFSKATENASLGYSNPFTNVNVGETRFKGKYVQNTAKQPGISRASSAPVAVQETSSNEYPYQLDRAQAKQFKKAPHEFFGGNRPVVSASISTPNFFPGNSDPAGSNGSNLIGSAQYQYAQPVRPNKFSMQQPVSPDGFLSMHSRPEAFATKFSSTSFKNVPDIGKLGMSESCTYIEDAPNLHQQTVEQLKMGSVESSNSAFLNPPHKSLMMYSSQEDNRYPCAPEFPPPPFSPEVSNTTSSNVIWGTQGRPPPSEHVQGHIGVILLALYTLKAEKIMPTEANITDCIRFGDKKHRSIDVRKALDSAIEHNMVMKQSLGEMPLYVGKNEKLWKCVNPLGGNPNQYPKAIWDGIQRFLTSSTGRSAILASHCRYEAALILKQGCLEDHALGDVIHILNLTIYTKKWIVHHRSGWQPIAISLKE, from the exons ATGGTCGGAGATGTGACCGGTGGCATCGCATCCACTGGCACTGCTGCCGCGGCGGCGGAGGCGCAATACGTTTCGGCAAAGACGTCAGTATGGTGGGACATAGAAAACTGCCAGGTGCCAAAAGGTTGCGATCCCCACGCCATTGCTCAGAACATAAGCTCCGCCCTTGTTAAATTGAATTACTGTGGGGCTGTCTCCATCTCCGCCTACGGCGACACCAATCGGATTCCTCAGTCTGTCCAGCACGCTCTCTCCAGCACCGGCATCGCACTCAATCACGTCCCTGCcg GTGTGAAAGATGCGAGCGACAAGAAAATTCTAGTTGATATGCTATTCTGGGCGGTAGACAACCCTGCCCCTGCAAATTATTTGCTTATTTCTGGTGATCGTGATTTTTCTAATTGTCTCCATCAGCTACGAATGAGGAGATATAATATACTTTTGGCGCAGCCGCAAAAAGCATCTGCACCTCTAATTGCCGCAGCAAAGACTGTATGGCTTTGGACTAGTCTTTCGGCTGGAGGTGCCCCACTTTCTAATGGTGAATCTACACAACTTGCTAATGTTAGTAGCACCTTCAATGCTGTAACATCTCAAAGTAGATATACTGAAACCATTCAATTTAGCAAAGCTACGGAGAACGCTTCTTTGGGATATTCAAATCCATTTACTAATGTGAATGTTGGCGAAACTAGATTTAAAGGGAAATATGTCCAAAATACAGCGAAACAGCCTGGCATATCTAGAGCCTCAAGTGCACCAGTTGCAGTCCAAGAAACTAGTAGCAATGAATACCCTTATCAGCTGGACCGTGCTCAAGCAAAGCAGTTTAAGAAAGCTCCACATGAGTTCTTTGGAGGCAACAGACCTGTTGTCTCTGCAAGTATATCCACACCCAATTTTTTCCCTGGTAATTCCGACCCTGCAGGGAGTAATGGCAGTAATCTTATAGGAAGTGCTCAATATCAGTATGCTCAACCTGTGAGGCCAAATAAGTTCTCTATGCAACAACCTGTATCACCAGATGGTTTTCTTTCAATGCATTCCAGACCTGAGGCTTTTGCTACTAAATTTTCTTCGACCTCATTTAAAAATGTACCTGATATTGGAAAACTAGGTATGTCTGAATCCTGCACTTATATTGAAGATGCTCCTAATTTGCATCAGCAAACTGTTGAACAGTTAAAAATGGGCTCTGTTGAGTCTTCTAATTCTGCCTTCTTAAATCCACCGCATAAATCCCTTATGATGTATAGCAGCCAAGAAGACAATCGTTATCCTTGTGCTCCAGAATTTCCACCTCCTCCATTCTCTCCAGAAGTTAGCAACACCACTTCTAGTAATGTTATATGGGGAACGCAAGGAAGGCCACCACCTTCAGAACATGTTCAAGGTCATATCGGTGTTATCTTACTTGCTTTATACACGCTGAAAGCTGAAAAAATAATGCCTACGGAAGCAAACATAACTGACTGCATTCGTTTTGGAGATAAAAAACACCGTAGTATTGATGTACGTAAAGCATTGGATAGTGCAATTGAGCATAATATGGTAATGAAGCAAAGTTTAGGAGAAATGCCATTGTATGTTGGTAAGAATGAGAAACTATGGAAGTGTGTGAATCCTCTGGGCGGTAATCCTAACCAGTACCCAAAAGCAATATGGGATGGCATACAGAGATTCCTAACTTCCTCTACTGGGCGATCAGCCATATTGGCGTCTCATTGCAG ATATGAAGCGGCATTGATTCTAAAACAAGGATGCTTGGAAGACCATGCTTTAGGTGATGTAATCCACATCTTGAATTTGACAATTTATACTAAGAAATGGATTGTTCACCATCGTTCAGGATGGCAACCAATTGCCATTAGCCTTAAAGAGTAA